In Spodoptera frugiperda isolate SF20-4 chromosome 12, AGI-APGP_CSIRO_Sfru_2.0, whole genome shotgun sequence, a single window of DNA contains:
- the LOC118262324 gene encoding arginase, hepatic isoform X2, protein MSQEKKWQPLKRVGIIGVPFEKGQKKYGVSVAPAALRYAGLIEQLSEIDGLDIKDYGDIETPGIEEVKMENMAHLALVSACNKKLSARVSQVLRDDRVVVTIGGDHSIGVGTVDGHYQVNNDMILIWVDAHADINTNKTSDSGSVHGMPVALLVKEFSGYWPYLPTMDWQEPLFSIKSLGYIGLRSVDHYERLAIEKYKIPTFAMEDVEEHGIKKSIEHVLKKLDPENKRPIHVSFDIDALDALEAPSTGTPVRGGLSLREAINLMEIVYATGRLRAVDLVEINPALGNENDRKQTIEAGLCVLKAALGFSRRGTAPRGVNDLPIQDPQAHH, encoded by the exons ATGAGCCAAGAGAAGAAATGGCAGCCTTTAAAGAGAGTGGGCATCATCGGTGTGCCTTTTGAGAAGGGCCAGAAGAAATATGGCGTAAGCGTGGCACCCGCGGCCCTGCGGTATGCCGGTCTCATAGAGCAGCTAAGTGAAATCg atGGGCTGGACATAAAAGACTATGGCGACATAGAGACGCCTGGTATCGAAGAAGTGAAAATGGAGAACATGGCACATTTGGCGCTCGTGTCAGCCTGCAACAAGAAGCTGTCAGCACGCGTCTCTCAAGTCCTCAGAGATGACCGAGTCGTTGTCACCATTGGGGGTGACCACTCCATCGGAGTCG GCACCGTAGACGGCCACTACCAAGTAAACAATGACATGATCCTGATCTGGGTGGACGCTCATGCAGATATCAACACCAATAAAACTTCGGATTCTGGCTCTGTACACGGCATGCCAGTCGCTCTTCTAGTCAAGGAATTCAGCGGTTATTGGCCTTACCTACCAACAATGGACTGGCAGGAGCCCTT ATTCTCCATAAAGAGCTTAGGATACATAGGCCTGCGATCCGTGGACCATTACGAGAGGCTAGCtattgaaaaatacaaaatacccACGTTTGCCATGGAAGACGTTGAAGA ACATGGAATTAAGAAATCAATAGAGCACGTGCTGAAGAAATTGGATCCTGAAAACAAGCGGCCCATCCACGTCAGCTTCGATATCGATGCTTTGGATGCATTGGAAGCACCCAGCACTGGCACTCCCG TTCGTGGTGGCCTTTCCCTTCGCGAGGCTATCAATCTCATGGAGATAGTATACGCAACCGGCCGCCTGCGGGCTGTGGACCTCGTAGAGATCAACCCTGCCCTTGGCAACGAAAATGACAGGAAACAAACCATTGAGGCTGGACTCTGTGTGCTGAAGGCAGCGCTGGGCTTCTCGAGACGAGGTACCGCACCTCGTGGAGTGAACGACCTGCCCATACAAGACCCCCAAGCTCATCATTAA
- the LOC118262325 gene encoding uncharacterized protein LOC118262325 — protein MFLTWRHVTKALLIIVIIQQVLSLKISSTADPQDWRVIEALAEEYPYVVGLLSGTKDYICTGSIISKRSILTSGSCVSYDPKYVLLNTAMYNKRLNNTSVFDVAYTKLHADYIFDLKTTDPNVTRMHSNIGLVFVLPPVLELFVISADIGNYYASELKEKKLIAVGYGRIGASDTIALQHQAYHQTPCTNPKWYYCVCGIEYSTYTRTYTYEFGIGAPVLLGSELVGITATPCGTLSMKNLGIKYNIFTVIGPYLPWIHKSEIKPNVVAQMRSTNASGKKASPLQLLCILMMLSKWLS, from the coding sequence ATGTTTCTGACGTGGCGACATGTTACCAAAGCCCTTTTAATTATTGTGATCATACAACAAGTATTGTCGCTTAAGATCAGTTCGACAGCGGATCCTCAAGACTGGAGGGTAATAGAGGCCTTAGCAGAAGAGTATCCGTACGTGGTCGGTCTCCTAAGCGGCACCAAAGACTATATCTGCACAGGAAGCATCATCAGCAAGCGGTCGATACTAACATCGGGTAGCTGCGTTTCATACGACCCTAAATATGTCTTGCTAAACACAGCCATGTACAACAAAAGACTTAATAATACGTCCGTATTTGATGTAGCGTACACGAAGCTGCACGCAGACTACATATTTGACTTGAAAACGACAGATCCCAATGTCACCCGAATGCACAGTAATATAGGCTTGGTGTTTGTGCTGCCCCCAGTTCTGGAACTTTTTGTTATTTCCGCTGATATTGGGAATTATTACGCTTCCGAGTTAAAGGAGAAAAAGCTAATTGCAGTTGGATATGGTAGAATCGGCGCGTCTGATACGATAGCACTACAGCATCAAGCGTACCATCAGACCCCATGCACGAACCCCAAGTGGTACTATTGCGTGTGTGGTATCGAGTACTCCACGTACACGAGGACCTACACGTACGAGTTCGGCATCGGCGCCCCAGTGCTGCTCGGCAGTGAACTTGTTGGCATTACCGCAACTCCCTGCGGGACCCTATCAATGAAAAACTTGGGAATTAAATACAACATATTTACCGTCATTGGACCGTACTTGCCGTGGATACATAAATCCGAAATTAAACCAAACGTGGTTGCTCAAATGCGCAGCACAAATGCCAGTGGCAAGAAAGCAAGTCCATTACAACTTCTTTGTATATTGATGATGCTTAGTAAATGGCTTTCATGA
- the LOC118262324 gene encoding arginase, hepatic isoform X1, giving the protein MCEVLVVKMFVNKVKTKMNIFKVLVRNMSQEKKWQPLKRVGIIGVPFEKGQKKYGVSVAPAALRYAGLIEQLSEIDGLDIKDYGDIETPGIEEVKMENMAHLALVSACNKKLSARVSQVLRDDRVVVTIGGDHSIGVGTVDGHYQVNNDMILIWVDAHADINTNKTSDSGSVHGMPVALLVKEFSGYWPYLPTMDWQEPLFSIKSLGYIGLRSVDHYERLAIEKYKIPTFAMEDVEEHGIKKSIEHVLKKLDPENKRPIHVSFDIDALDALEAPSTGTPVRGGLSLREAINLMEIVYATGRLRAVDLVEINPALGNENDRKQTIEAGLCVLKAALGFSRRGTAPRGVNDLPIQDPQAHH; this is encoded by the exons ATGTGTGAAGTTCTTGTAGTAAAGATGTTTGTGAATAAAGTAAAAACGAAAATGAATATATTTAAGGTGCTAGTGCGAAACATGAGCCAAGAGAAGAAATGGCAGCCTTTAAAGAGAGTGGGCATCATCGGTGTGCCTTTTGAGAAGGGCCAGAAGAAATATGGCGTAAGCGTGGCACCCGCGGCCCTGCGGTATGCCGGTCTCATAGAGCAGCTAAGTGAAATCg atGGGCTGGACATAAAAGACTATGGCGACATAGAGACGCCTGGTATCGAAGAAGTGAAAATGGAGAACATGGCACATTTGGCGCTCGTGTCAGCCTGCAACAAGAAGCTGTCAGCACGCGTCTCTCAAGTCCTCAGAGATGACCGAGTCGTTGTCACCATTGGGGGTGACCACTCCATCGGAGTCG GCACCGTAGACGGCCACTACCAAGTAAACAATGACATGATCCTGATCTGGGTGGACGCTCATGCAGATATCAACACCAATAAAACTTCGGATTCTGGCTCTGTACACGGCATGCCAGTCGCTCTTCTAGTCAAGGAATTCAGCGGTTATTGGCCTTACCTACCAACAATGGACTGGCAGGAGCCCTT ATTCTCCATAAAGAGCTTAGGATACATAGGCCTGCGATCCGTGGACCATTACGAGAGGCTAGCtattgaaaaatacaaaatacccACGTTTGCCATGGAAGACGTTGAAGA ACATGGAATTAAGAAATCAATAGAGCACGTGCTGAAGAAATTGGATCCTGAAAACAAGCGGCCCATCCACGTCAGCTTCGATATCGATGCTTTGGATGCATTGGAAGCACCCAGCACTGGCACTCCCG TTCGTGGTGGCCTTTCCCTTCGCGAGGCTATCAATCTCATGGAGATAGTATACGCAACCGGCCGCCTGCGGGCTGTGGACCTCGTAGAGATCAACCCTGCCCTTGGCAACGAAAATGACAGGAAACAAACCATTGAGGCTGGACTCTGTGTGCTGAAGGCAGCGCTGGGCTTCTCGAGACGAGGTACCGCACCTCGTGGAGTGAACGACCTGCCCATACAAGACCCCCAAGCTCATCATTAA
- the LOC118262326 gene encoding uncharacterized protein LOC118262326 produces MIVFLIIGIIAVVDCLEPLADNNIDEETKTTLYKYINSIPDIKSRYVIDDSLTKIIDYYFKGKINTLPLYKLSLTIDRDPVKIPWSTDQADTHNENEIQKALNEQNDKKTKGKHYKVKMISKLAMGKKKRTTEKPITTEATSGPSTA; encoded by the exons ATGATTGTTTTTCTG ATAATAGGTATAATTGCAGTAGTTGACTGTCTGGAACCACTGGCAGACAACAACATAGATgaagaaacaaaaactacattatataaatacattaattcaaTACCAGATATAAAATCTCGTTACGTTATCGATGATTCACTAACCAAAATAATAGATTACTATTTTAAAGGGAAAATTAACACCTTACCTCTATACAAGTTAAGTTTGACTATAGACAGGGATCCAGTAAAGATCCCATGGTCTACGGACCAAGCAGACACTCACAACGAGAATGAAATACAAAAAGCTCTGAATGAGCAAAACGACAAAAAAACGAAGGGAAAACATTACAAAGTGAAAATGATATCGAAATTGGCGATGGGAAAGAAGAAACGAACAACCGAGAAGCCAATAACGACGGAAGCGACATCTGGACCGTCCACCGCGTGA